One stretch of Bdellovibrionota bacterium DNA includes these proteins:
- a CDS encoding BolA/IbaG family iron-sulfur metabolism protein codes for MLESVTGEAPMISKEMLIEYIKKAMPDAEVAVVDRTGTMDHYTLKIISEAFKGKNLLDRQRFVYQALNEPMKDGRIHALEIKSHTPEEAAKAV; via the coding sequence TTGCTCGAGAGTGTAACGGGAGAGGCGCCGATGATCAGCAAGGAGATGTTAATCGAGTACATCAAGAAAGCGATGCCCGACGCGGAGGTCGCGGTCGTCGACCGGACCGGGACGATGGACCACTACACGCTCAAAATCATTTCAGAAGCGTTTAAGGGAAAGAATTTGCTCGATCGGCAGCGGTTTGTCTATCAAGCGCTGAACGAGCCGATGAAGGATGGCCGGATTCACGCGCTCGAGATCAAGTCGCATACGCCGGAAGAGGCGGCGAAGGCAGTCTAA